The window gtccccggagcggcgggaccccagcgatcaggcatcttatcccctatcctttggatagaggggataagatgtcttagcgccggagtacccctttaatagtactgagctgcaataccgcacataaCCTGAAgacgggtggtgctgttttttgatgaaatgtatatttttttttatcctggaagATAGAATACAACTCAGTGTATTGCTTTAGACTGCAGGGGTCACTCAATAGTTAAAATGAATCTTGTAGCCCTGGCCTTTATAGCAAGATGTGTTTCTACCCTAGACTATTGCCATCAGGAGACTTTTTTTGCCGGaagtcccacagacttgcatgggGCTTCCGGCAAATACCTCTCCAGATCTCGAtagtctagggcagtgtttcccaacagggtgcctccagctgttgcaaactctccGCATGTAGTGACATAATAGTTGTCAAGGAAATCATACATTTCCaataggaataacagaggaatggcTAGAACACACGTTAAAGGGGATGTCCGGTGAAATATATTTTGGAtgtcccagcgctcagacccaaTCCCCCtctggataaggggataagatattttactggacaacccctttttttaaaatcataGACAGACTTACATATACAGTGCATTTCCTGTAAACCATTCACAGCAGATCAGAACCAAGAACACCCCCCATGAAAAATAAGTCAGCACTTAAGTGTGGCCCTATTTGTATTCTGGAGTGTTTTGGGGGCCCCACTGGTCTTTATGGGGGGTGTCCTTgtccatacacacacaaacatatctTCCATGGGGGGATTCTAGCTGCCCAGTCCTgtccacagtgattttttttttttcgaagaCCCCCATTTCTTATTGTGTACGGCTATGAGCGGACCAGTTCTGCCTAAAAAGTTTCATAGTGCATCAATACAAACTGTGCAGGAGGTGTCTGACTTTCTAAACCTCCACATAGCCAAAAGGGGGGAGGAGTCCTAGGGCGCCCTCTAATGGCCGTGTATATTTCTTTAACGGAGTGTGACCTGGCACTTCTTACTTTACTAATGGTTGGggtaagacacccccccccccccccaacagactTCAATGGGTCTACTGCcaatttgctgtggatttttcaaTTGTGTAGTTGTGAacgtaaccttaaaggggtactctgcccctagacatcttatcccttacccaaaggataggggataagatgtctgatcgcgggggtcctgccgctggggatccctgcgatctccctgctgcaaccagcgtttgtttagagcattagatgcagcgccggaggctcgtgatgtcacagccacgccccctcaatgcaagtctatgggaggggcgtgacgtcctatagacttgcattgagggggcatggctgtgacatcaagaGCCTCCGCCCCACTTCGGCAATCATCCGGCACGAAGCGAagtgcaccggatatctggggtgccgcagcagagatcacagggtacccccgtgatcagacatcttatcccctaccctttggaatggggataagatgtctaggggcagagtaactcTTTAAAGCACACAGATCGGTGAAAAGTGAGGCGTGCCCACACTAGACGGTAGTTACCGTTGCAGCCATACAATGCCCAACATGTTCTGTGCATGAGCCCTTTTCCGATGAATGGAACTCGCGCACAGAACTTGCTGGGCGTCGTATGGTTGTCACAGTGACCGTAGCGCCCAGTGTGAGCTCAATCTCTCTCCGCACTGACCTGTGCAGAACGGGCAGTAGTCCAGCTCTGCTTACGCTCCAGACAAAACTAACATATCCCCTTATccgcagtataggggataagtagctaatcGCAGGAGTCCGACAGCTGAGACCACCCGCCTGCTATCTCTGGATCAGGACCCTGGCTGTCAGTGAGGAGCGCAGGTAATCTACCGGTAGACAGCACgcactccatttatttctatgggagcgccggtgATGCCCAAGTAAGtgctgtactctggtctttttggcacttccatagaaatgaatagagtgcATGCCATCTACTGGTAGatgacacacgctcctcactaAGAGTTGGGGtccggtcccagcggtcagacccccccaacATCAGCTATTTATATCCTATCCTGTGCATGagtctttagggtagggtcacacacagcgtatatgcagcatattttgtGCTGCACAGACATAAATACACTGTGTAGCCtcatatgagcagacacacagggctacttggtggcagccctgtgtgtgcagttagGTTTGgaggcggcagccctgtgtgcgcgCAAGTTTTGGAGGTGGGCGAACCTCACTGCGCACAAAGGGCTGCCACGGGTaggcctgtgtgtctgctcatatgaGAATACAAAGTGTATTTcgcgcagtgtaaaatacgctgcctATGTGCTCTACGtgacccttaaaaggggtactctgctggattattttataatttttttttttttaaatcaactgatgccagaaagttgaacagatttgtaaattacttctattaaaaaaatcttaatccttccagtacttagctgctgcatgctccacaggaagttattttctttttgaatttccttcctgtctgaccacactgctctctgacacctctgtcgacgtcaggaactgtccagagcaggataggtttgctatggggatttgcttgtactctggacagttcctaaaatgtacagaggtgtcagcagagagcactgtggtcagacagaaagaaaatgaaaaaacaaaataacttcctgtggagcatacagcagctgataagtactaaaaggattaagatttttaaatagaagtcatttacaaatctgtttaactttctggcaccagttgattaaaaagttttccagtggagtacccctttaagtgtatgtcAACACACATATAATCATATGCACAGTGGATTATGTttggtgaacgtacccttaaaacaTAATGACaagtaacccctttaattaaaaggggttgtatgtgataaaaaaaataataataaaaaaaaaaaaaaaaaaggcagcttTATGGCAGAAACAGCTCCACTCCTACGCCTAGGATGCGTGTAGTACTGCTTAGTTCCATTCACTTGTACAGGGTAAATCTGCAATACCACATCCAGCCTGTGGTCATGAATGGTGCTGTTTCTGTATAAAGGTAGCTGCAGTTTGTATGACCCATCAGTGCAGGATTGTATTTTCTTTCCTATGAGATGctagctgtcagtgaatggaggaTACATTCTCTCATACAGTAGACACCTTCATGACGTGATTGGCTAGAGCTAGACTGGATCAGTAACAGCAGTAGTTTCGGACGTAGGGGGCGCCATGTCGTACAGAAGGTCGTACAGCGTCCCCTTCCCCCAGGTTATAAGAACTCAAACTCATCTGAGCTGGGTCTCTGTGCCAGTGTACTCCTCTTCCGATGAGCGGGGGCGTACGCAGAGAGCGGCAGAACCTCTGACACGTGGAATTCCTGAGCGTGACCTTCTGAGATACTGAACACCGGATATTTCTCCTCTGCCGACGGAGAACTTAACACCTGCAGGACAAGAGAGATGTCACCAAAGACCCAAGAGAATATCGGACAGGGTATAGTAGGGAATTACTTACAcatttctgggaaagctgggtgacaacctgtGGGTGGTAATAATGGCAGCCATAAtggttgtcatccagctttcccaggaaCTGATAAAAGCTGCAGATTAGTCATTTTGCAACTTTACTAAAGGTCTAAAGAAGTGGTCTGCAAAATGTGGACCCCCAGCCAGCACCTATTTTCTAGCTAGTGTTGCCTCCTAGTCGTAAGGGCCTATATACCCATGGtgttgtgtccccccccccccccaatgcaataGTTTGCCAATGTATTGCTTAAACAGTACGGCCCATCGTGTTACCTTTGTCAGATGATCACAAAGTGCACCAAAATCTGCTCGATTTCTAGCATAAAAAGCGATTGTGCAGCTGGGATCCATCTTAACTATAGACATCTTGCGCGGAGAATTACAGTGAAAAGTCTATGGAGAAGAAAACatttaactcaggatcagtacaggataagtaatgtaatgtatgtacacagtgaccccaccagcagaatagtgagtgcagctctggagtataatataggatataactcaggatcagtacaggataagtaatgtaatgtatgtacacagtgaccccaccagcagaatagtgagtacagctctggagtataatgcaggatataactcaggatcagtacaggataagtaatgtaatgtgtgtacagcagaatagtgagtacagctctggagtataatacaggatataactcaggatcagtacaggataagtaatgtaatgtatgtacacagtaatctcaccagcagaatagtgagtacagctatggagtataatacaggatataattcaggatcagtacaggataagtaatgtaatgtatgtacacagtgaccccaccagcagaatagtgagtacagctctggagaataatacaggatataattcaggatcagtacaggataagtaatgtaatgtatgtacacagtgacctcaccagcagaatagtgagtacagctctggagaataatacaggatataattaaggatcagtacaggataagtaatgtaatgtatgtacacagtgacctcaccagcagaatagtgagtacagatctggagtatattacagtatataactcaggatcagtacaggataagtaatgtatgtacacagtgacctcaccagcagaatagtgagtacagatctggagtataatacaggatataattcaggatcagtacaggataagtaatgtaatgtaatgtaaacaCTAACTCAACTGTACATAAAAGTACATGTGGAATGTTGCTGTATACACCCTTTACATATATATTTGGAAAATACAATAAGCCATATACTCACATCCAGGGGAAAGTCATCTGTTCTGGTGTCTACGTAGGTCTGACTGTAATGTGGATCCAGGTATAACAAATGGTTATCTGACAAAACACGAATTTCACGTTATGCACAAGAATATGTGAATGGGGGTAAGTGTGGGTGACAGCGATGAGGATTAGTGGGGCTGTGAGAGGTTTGCCTTACAACTCCTTTTCCTTCCATAGTGATGTTCTCTCTTAGAGGTGTAGGTTCACCTTGTTGGTCCCATTGATCTTTATAAAGAAGAGACTGCAGCAGGATATGACAATTTTACCCTGTAAAGTGGGCGGCCACAACAACATTGCTGCGGAAATGCTAAAGGGTCCCAGACTTTATATCCCCACCAATCATAATGCTGCAGCATACGCCATTACAttactggagggggggggaggtataATCCATGTATAGTGGGAGATCAAGGATGATAATGCTGAAGTACAAACCTTGATAACCAATGAAATACAGTGAATGTTTCGGTTTCCCTCCTATAATGCCCAGACATGATGGCATCTGCAGGAACTCCTGAGAATAAAGACAAGATCATAAGGATGATGGTTCGGATCACTATCTGCCCTGGGTGGACTATAGGGAGgtctccatacatattagatccTGGTCAATATAGGGGATGTTGTTTAATGTACGACCATCTTTAGGGGTGTGTACGCCAGCACTGGGACAAAGCAGAAGTGTGaacacagctctggaggtgactggagtagaagtcatgatataacttaaaggggtactcccctgctgttccgaacgctggcgccGGAAGCTCGTGtcaccatagccccgccccctcatgccataccccctcaatggaagtctatgggagggggcgtgacagctgtcacgccccctcccatagacttgcattgagggggtgtgacgtgacatcatgagggggaggggctatgacgtcacgagctgccggcgccagcgttcagaacagtttgttccaaacgctgagcagcggagtacccctataagaacACAAAAGCAAAACATTTGGGACAGTTATTTGCCCTAATATTTAGTCTAAAAGAACAACTCTGGTTGAAGAAGTTAACCaccaggtgattttagtacttacctgccagacagtaatggacatgtttaggaaggatccgtgcttgtcttggggataaatggctgtgttgtgattcCATCACTTTCTTTTTCTGAAATGTCTATCTCCTGTTggtgttccctccctccaactacaagtcccaagatcccttatttgtaagtgtgaggtcagttTTCTTCCTCccgcacatcagtcaccccacccattgcagcgcaCCTGAGCTCCCTTCCATACTGTGCTGTAAAAAAATTCCCTGCAGTCCTTTGCAGAATGATCtcactcccacccagcggtcactcctcccattgaaactcagacaggctccctttataCACCTGActaaagatatagggggagatttatcaaaacctgtccagaagaaaagttgcccagttgcccgtagtaaccaatcagatggcttctttcatttttcagaagccttgttaaacatgaaagaagcgagctgattggttgctatgggcaactgggaaacttttcttctggacaggttttgattaaatctccccccataatgtctcgggctgcactgcaacctaggAAGAGCCGAGATAACACTCATTTtgttgctaaaaatgaacatcggggcaaaCATCACATAAGAATTGAGAGAGCACcaacaaacacaggtacagacactatattatgaactgcactaactttacagcccctgtagcatagtcaaaccaaaaaaatacccctttaatgtaaagatCAGCCCAACAAAGCATGTGCCCCACTGGTGAAGATAATGCTGGATCTGTGCTGGGCCGGCATAGAGAGGAGATAGGAGGAGATAGTTTTCGGAGTCGTACCCGGGTCCCATTACCTTAATGCACTGCTTATACACTGGGTTGAAGTTCTCTCCACCCAGACGTACAGGTATGAGGATGATCACCGCTCTTCCTGCAATGGTGGTATCTACACGAGGATCAACTGTATCCAGCAGCTGCTCCACATCtgccctgtacactgagcagatacaaagggttaatggcggcacCTGTCACACCTCGCAGTCCTGCTCCTCATTGCGCCTCATACCTGTACAGTCCTGAGACACGTAGACGGACAGCTCCGGGACCTGAGGAGATGATTCCAGAGCTTTCCTGAAGGGACAAAGACAAAATCGGGTGTGAGATGCTGGATAATCTTAGTCAAATTCTGGAGCCCCCCCTACTGGTCAGGAGGTAACATCAATAGGGCCTTGGACCCCCAAACAATGCTCACAGAaagtagcattaaaggggtactccactgccccagtgttttgttctgaatgctgggtgcgggctactggggtcgtgacgtcatgcacaCGCCCCaaagtgacgtcacaccacgccccctcaatgccagtctatagagggggcgtgtgcatgacatcatgaccctcgctgactgcacccagcgttcggaacaaaatgttccggacgctggggcagtggagtacccctttaaaatctgtgGTGACCTATAACAACCTCATTGTTAACTACAGGCCTATCTTTTCGATGTtggtggggagggggagggtgGGCTACGGTGAAAGATGGAGGTGGGGGGAGGAGTTATCCTGCTGCTGAGAATAgggaaactgggggggggggggcgaccctcaTAAGACTACCAGGGAAATTAGGGGGTAATCTCCTAAGGTTGGAAGTATCCTGCAGATATTATTGGGGAATTTGGGGATGTTCCTCACCTCAAGATGTGAGCCACAATACTGGGGCCATACCAGTCTCCTGCTTTTTTGCCAAAGCTCCTGCCTAATTTCACCATGTGATGGAGACCAAAGGGGGCATCTGGGCGGTCTGAGAGCCATCGCAGGATGTCCCTGTGGATATGCCCTTGGTGGGGAACTTGAGGTCTAGAGGGGCAGGATGCTGTGCGGGAGTACAGATGACGGGAGTGAGAGGTAGGTGACGCTGTAGAAGAGAATGAATTAAGGGTGGGCGGAGAGGAGGATCGGATGGGATCCATTTCAACAAAAATGATGTCCAATGCTTCAGGCCACAACCAATCTGAAGGAAagaatatatagcagttatattcttgtatataggaggcagtattatagtagttatattcttgtatataggaggcagtattatagtagttatattcttgtatataggaggcagtgttatagtagttatattcttgtatatataggaggcagtattctagtagttatattcttgtatataggaggcagtattctagtagttatattcttgtatataggaggcagtattctagtagttatattcttgtatataggaggcagtattctagtagttatattcttgtacataggagcagtattatagtagttatattcttgtatataggagcagtattatagtagttatattcttgtatataggagcagtattatagtagttatattcttctatacaggagcagtattctagtagttatattttgaacataggagcagtattctagtaattatattcttgcacatagggggcagtattatagtagttatattcttgtatataggaggcagtattatagtagttatattcttgtatataggaggcagtattatagtagttatattcttgtatataggaggcagtattatagtagttatattcttgtatataggaggcagtattctagtagttatattcttgtatataggaggcagtattctagtagttatattcttgtatataggaggcagtattctagtagttatattcttgtatataggaggcagtattctagtagttatattcttgtatataggaggcagtattctagtagttatattcttgtatataggaggcagtattctagtagttatattcttgtacataggagcagtattatagtagttatattcttgtatataggagcagtattatagtagttatattcttgtatataggagcagtattatagtagttatattcttctatacaggagcagtattctagtagttatattttgaacataggagcagtattctagtaattatattcttgcacatagggggcagtattatagtagttatattcttgtatataggaggcagtattatagtagttatattcttgtatataggaggcagtattatagtagttatattcttgtatataggaggcagtattatagtagttatattcttgtatataggaggcagtattatagtagttatattcttgtatataggatgcagtattatagtagttatattcttgtatataggaggcagtattatagtagttatattcttgtatataggatgcagtattatagtagttatattcttgtatataggagacagtattatagtagttatattcttgtatataggagcagtattatagtagttatattcttgtatataggaacagtattatagtagatatattcttgtatataggaggcagtattatagtagttatattcttgtatataggatgcagtattatagtagttatattcttgtatataggagacagtattatagtagttatattcttgtatataggagcagtattatagtagttatattcttgtatataggaacagtattatagtagatatattcttgtatataggaggcagtattatagtagttatattcttgtatataggaacagtattatagtagatatattcttgtatataggaggcagtattatagtagttatattcttgtatataggaggcagtattatagtagttatattcttgtatataggaggcagtattatagtagttatattcttgtatataggaggcagtattatagtagttatattcttgtatataggagcagtattatagtagttatattcttgtatataggaacagtattatagtagatatattcttttatataggaggcagtattatagtagttatattcttg is drawn from Hyla sarda isolate aHylSar1 chromosome 4, aHylSar1.hap1, whole genome shotgun sequence and contains these coding sequences:
- the ATG4D gene encoding cysteine protease ATG4D isoform X2, whose protein sequence is MNSVSPSATQYGSPEGRRRRNLSGLHDAPQMGYQGAGRDVATDEVDKLKSKLLTAWHSVKYGWTVKMKTNFNRSTPLYLLGKRYFFRNEDEIEQFQQDFVSRVWLTYRRDFPALEGTQLTTDCGWGCMIRSAQMMFAQALLMHLLHRASPTSHSRHLYSRTASCPSRPQVPHQGHIHRDILRWLSDRPDAPFGLHHMVKLGRSFGKKAGDWYGPSIVAHILRKALESSPQVPELSVYVSQDCTVYRADVEQLLDTVDPRVDTTIAGRAVIILIPVRLGGENFNPVYKQCIKEFLQMPSCLGIIGGKPKHSLYFIGYQDNHLLYLDPHYSQTYVDTRTDDFPLDTFHCNSPRKMSIVKMDPSCTIAFYARNRADFGALCDHLTKVLSSPSAEEKYPVFSISEGHAQEFHVSEVLPLSAYAPAHRKRSTLAQRPSSDEFEFL
- the ATG4D gene encoding cysteine protease ATG4D isoform X1, producing the protein MNSVSPSATQYGSPEGRRRRNLSGLHDAPQMGYQGAGRDVATDEVDKLKSKLLTAWHSVKYGWTVKMKTNFNRSTPLYLLGKRYFFRNEDEIEQFQQDFVSRVWLTYRRDFPALEGTQLTTDCGWGCMIRSAQMMFAQALLMHLLHRDWLWPEALDIIFVEMDPIRSSSPPTLNSFSSTASPTSHSRHLYSRTASCPSRPQVPHQGHIHRDILRWLSDRPDAPFGLHHMVKLGRSFGKKAGDWYGPSIVAHILRKALESSPQVPELSVYVSQDCTVYRADVEQLLDTVDPRVDTTIAGRAVIILIPVRLGGENFNPVYKQCIKEFLQMPSCLGIIGGKPKHSLYFIGYQDNHLLYLDPHYSQTYVDTRTDDFPLDTFHCNSPRKMSIVKMDPSCTIAFYARNRADFGALCDHLTKVLSSPSAEEKYPVFSISEGHAQEFHVSEVLPLSAYAPAHRKRSTLAQRPSSDEFEFL